One Spinacia oleracea cultivar Varoflay chromosome 4, BTI_SOV_V1, whole genome shotgun sequence DNA segment encodes these proteins:
- the LOC130459209 gene encoding uncharacterized protein, giving the protein MKLWATNEVCAKSKFRSKLKDDSGSLRICCLAQRGSFSRHLLWNRRSIINLEFKIGNGVSATLPLARFSVMFLRNNQLRLLLKLLIKVSTYLTLLRKFIIFLKFDDPFLYFSPVLLVFRCVFSGISGIVICYFNCCCTKIEFFVTHFGVRSVFVTLKSIK; this is encoded by the exons ATGAAGCTTTGGGCTACCAATGAAGTCTGTGCTAAGTCCAAATTCAG GTCAAAGTTAAAGGATGATTCTGGGAGCTTGAGAATTTGTTGCCTTGCTCAGCGCGGAAGCTTCAGCAGACACTTATTGTG GAATAGGCGGAGTATTATTAACCTTGAGTTCAAAATTGGTAACGGTGTTTCGGCGACTCTCCCCTTGGCAAGGTTTTCGGTGATGTTTCTGAGGAACAATCAATTGCGACTGTTATTGAAGCTTTTAATCAAGGTATCAACTTATTTGACACTTCTTCGTAAGTTCATCATCTTCCTCAAATTTGATGATCCATTTCTGTATTTCTCCCCAGTTTTATTAGTATTTAGATGTGTATTTTCTGGAATTTCTGGAATTGTAATATGTTATTTTAAttgttgttgtacgaaaattgaattttttgtGACCCATTTTGGGGTTAGATCAGTATTTGTCACACTGAAATCTATTAAGTGA